From the Flavobacteriales bacterium genome, one window contains:
- a CDS encoding SDR family NAD(P)-dependent oxidoreductase → MKKVKNVLITGATAGIGQATAELFASHGHALILTGRRAERLEETAKKISEEYGTLVLTLNFDIRDLEACKAAIDSIPDTSLPIDILVNNAGLAAGKDPLQKGSIDDWERMIDTNIKGLLYMTRIIAPQMVEAGAGHIINIGSTAGKEVYASGNVYCATKHAVDALTKGLRIDLLGTGVKVTQIAPGAAETEFSLVRYHGDEKKAEQVYEGYTPMRGEDIAQLIHMVTELPTHLCVNDLVVTSIDQANSFYISRELD, encoded by the coding sequence ATGAAAAAGGTCAAGAACGTTCTCATCACTGGAGCTACGGCAGGCATCGGCCAAGCCACGGCCGAACTGTTCGCCTCTCATGGTCATGCCCTCATTCTGACAGGAAGAAGAGCAGAGAGACTGGAAGAAACAGCGAAGAAGATCTCAGAAGAATACGGCACTCTTGTCCTCACGTTGAATTTCGATATACGTGACCTCGAAGCATGTAAGGCAGCTATCGACTCCATCCCCGATACTTCCCTTCCGATAGACATCCTTGTCAATAATGCTGGACTGGCCGCAGGTAAAGATCCTCTTCAAAAGGGCAGCATCGATGATTGGGAACGGATGATCGATACCAATATCAAGGGGCTGCTCTACATGACCCGGATCATCGCTCCACAGATGGTAGAGGCCGGGGCCGGCCATATCATCAACATCGGTAGTACAGCTGGAAAAGAAGTCTATGCCAGTGGAAATGTATACTGCGCGACCAAGCACGCAGTCGATGCCCTGACCAAAGGACTACGTATCGATCTGCTAGGGACCGGTGTCAAGGTGACCCAGATCGCACCCGGAGCTGCTGAGACTGAATTCTCACTGGTCAGATATCATGGGGATGAAAAGAAGGCGGAACAGGTATATGAAGGCTATACTCCGATGAGAGGAGAAGATATCGCCCAACTCATCCATATGGTGACCGAATTGCCCACCCATCTATGTGTGAATGATCTGGTGGTCACCTCCATCGATCAGGCAAATAGCTTCTATATTAGTCGCGAACTCGACTGA
- a CDS encoding MATE family efflux transporter, which produces MLSIYRTDFRANLRLAWPIILGQLGQISVNIIDNLMVGDLGAEALAAVSLGISIFVIFLVVGMGISMALQPLVAESDGMGDSQGASFSFKHSLVINIIFALLSILLIESFIPFMDRLGQDPGVVDLAIPYLRVCSWSMVPMMIFQGFRGLSEGLSETTAPMVAILFGNVLNVLANYMLIYGNWGAPALGVEGAAFGTLFGRTGMMLLLIFFMRYWKTGGHNHLWSYLVRIDPFKFSKWFFKKVLRLGVPTSLQMLFEVGAFAAAALMMGMIGAPEQAAHQITINAVSATFMVCVGISVAATVRVGNALGRGDGLGKRRAGIAAILQVVLFMTLAAVLIGWARYFIPALYIDDARVIEIAADLFLIAAIFQISDGVQVAAIGALRGLQDIWWPTAITFFSYLCIGLPFSWYSAFELDWGYQGIWIGLLIGLSLSAILNTMRFMRLT; this is translated from the coding sequence ATGCTAAGCATATATCGCACAGATTTCCGGGCCAATCTTCGACTGGCCTGGCCGATCATCCTTGGTCAACTGGGACAGATCTCTGTCAATATCATCGATAATCTGATGGTGGGTGACCTCGGGGCTGAGGCTTTGGCTGCAGTGTCATTGGGTATATCCATCTTCGTCATCTTCCTGGTAGTGGGTATGGGTATCAGTATGGCCTTGCAACCCTTGGTGGCCGAATCGGATGGCATGGGCGATTCTCAAGGAGCCTCCTTCAGCTTCAAGCATAGTCTGGTCATCAATATCATCTTTGCCCTTCTCAGTATTCTCCTCATCGAGTCCTTTATCCCGTTCATGGACCGACTCGGCCAGGACCCTGGAGTTGTAGATCTAGCGATTCCTTACCTACGGGTATGTAGTTGGTCGATGGTCCCTATGATGATCTTCCAAGGATTCCGTGGATTGAGTGAAGGGCTGAGCGAGACTACCGCACCCATGGTGGCCATTCTTTTTGGAAATGTCCTCAATGTACTGGCGAACTATATGCTCATCTATGGGAATTGGGGTGCGCCTGCTCTAGGTGTTGAAGGTGCTGCCTTCGGTACCCTATTCGGTCGCACAGGTATGATGTTATTGCTCATCTTCTTCATGCGGTATTGGAAGACCGGTGGTCACAATCACCTGTGGTCCTATCTCGTGCGAATCGACCCATTCAAATTTTCCAAGTGGTTCTTCAAAAAGGTCCTGAGACTGGGAGTACCTACTTCCTTGCAGATGCTTTTCGAAGTGGGAGCATTTGCTGCAGCTGCATTGATGATGGGAATGATAGGAGCTCCTGAACAGGCGGCCCATCAGATAACGATAAACGCGGTCTCGGCCACCTTCATGGTATGCGTTGGCATATCCGTAGCAGCTACAGTGCGGGTAGGCAATGCTCTGGGCAGGGGTGATGGACTGGGCAAGCGAAGAGCGGGTATAGCCGCCATATTGCAGGTGGTCCTTTTCATGACCTTGGCCGCGGTGCTGATCGGGTGGGCGCGGTACTTTATCCCTGCATTGTATATTGATGATGCACGTGTGATCGAGATTGCGGCAGACCTCTTCTTGATCGCTGCTATTTTCCAGATTTCGGATGGGGTGCAAGTTGCCGCTATTGGAGCCTTACGAGGCCTTCAGGATATCTGGTGGCCCACAGCTATCACCTTCTTCTCCTATCTTTGCATAGGTCTACCCTTCAGTTGGTACTCGGCCTTTGAACTGGATTGGGGGTATCAGGGAATCTGGATAGGATTGCTTATCGGACTCTCTCTCAGTGCCATACTCAATACCATGCGATTCATGCGATTGACCTGA
- a CDS encoding alpha-amylase, whose product MRATSLLLLLNLTLFSLHAFSQAAAEIRVEPPHWWVGMNNDTVQVMLHGNFDTDTEVELRPYAGVELIATTRPSEHYVFIDLIIANDTEPGTLEIDLIGTWNITLDYSLKARKPGSGSREGFDASDVLYLITPDRFANGDTENDTVEEMKEAADRSFHGGRHGGDLRGIIDHLDYIDQMGFTAIWINPILENDMPRWSYHGYSTTDFYRIDPRYGSLEEYKELVTESEKRGIKIIQDMIENHCGSEHWWMDDLPFKDWINGNGEYRQTSHQHEVVQDPYASDYDTDAFNKGWFVRTMPDLNQQNPYMATYLIQNSIWWIEEVGLSGIRQDTYPYADKTFMAQWAKAILSEYPLLNIVGEEWNYEVPRVAYWQDGSSNEDGYRSYLPSVMDFPLQLAIGQAFDGNAQNDEGLKELYRCLALDFLYPAPQDLVTFADNHDMDRIYARIGEDLERWKM is encoded by the coding sequence ATGCGAGCCACATCCTTACTCCTCCTTCTGAACCTGACACTTTTTTCCTTGCATGCCTTTTCACAAGCCGCAGCTGAGATACGGGTAGAGCCTCCACATTGGTGGGTAGGCATGAACAATGACACAGTGCAGGTCATGCTCCATGGAAACTTTGACACTGACACAGAAGTAGAGCTCCGACCCTATGCCGGTGTGGAGTTGATCGCTACGACAAGACCTAGTGAGCATTACGTGTTCATCGATCTGATTATCGCAAATGACACCGAACCCGGGACACTTGAGATTGACTTGATCGGCACCTGGAACATCACATTGGACTACTCGCTGAAGGCAAGAAAACCTGGTTCAGGATCGCGTGAAGGCTTCGATGCATCGGATGTCCTCTACCTCATCACGCCCGATCGATTTGCCAATGGAGATACAGAGAATGACACAGTAGAAGAGATGAAAGAAGCGGCCGATCGCTCCTTCCATGGCGGCCGACATGGCGGGGACCTGAGGGGCATCATCGACCATCTAGACTATATCGATCAGATGGGATTCACTGCCATATGGATCAACCCCATTCTGGAGAATGATATGCCTAGGTGGTCCTATCATGGATACTCGACCACAGATTTCTACCGCATCGATCCAAGGTATGGTTCTCTGGAAGAGTACAAGGAATTGGTGACTGAATCAGAGAAACGTGGAATCAAGATCATTCAGGATATGATCGAGAACCACTGTGGGAGTGAGCACTGGTGGATGGACGACCTACCCTTTAAGGACTGGATCAATGGAAACGGAGAATATCGCCAGACCTCCCATCAGCATGAGGTCGTGCAAGACCCTTATGCCTCTGACTACGATACAGATGCCTTCAACAAAGGCTGGTTCGTACGGACGATGCCCGACCTCAATCAGCAGAATCCCTATATGGCCACCTATCTGATCCAGAACAGTATCTGGTGGATAGAAGAAGTAGGGCTGAGCGGCATACGTCAGGACACCTATCCCTATGCAGACAAGACATTCATGGCCCAATGGGCCAAGGCTATCCTATCCGAGTATCCATTGCTCAACATCGTAGGTGAAGAATGGAACTACGAGGTACCCCGAGTTGCGTATTGGCAGGATGGCAGCAGCAATGAGGATGGCTACAGATCCTACCTACCCTCGGTCATGGACTTCCCGCTCCAGTTGGCCATCGGTCAAGCTTTTGACGGCAATGCTCAGAATGATGAAGGATTGAAGGAACTCTATCGCTGCCTTGCTCTGGACTTCCTCTATCCTGCCCCACAAGACTTGGTCACTTTTGCAGACAATCATGACATGGACCGCATCTATGCGCGCATCGGTGAAGACCTTGAACGATGGAAAATGG